In the genome of Shewanella glacialimarina, one region contains:
- a CDS encoding PrkA family serine protein kinase — translation MGIFEHYQKRYEKKLDDEYTLEQFLDICKQDKGAYVSAAERLLMAIGAPEVIDTSKNSVLSRIFSNRLISRYPAFKDFYGMEEAIEQIVSYLKHSAQGLEESKQILYLLGPVGGGKSSLAEKLKSLIQHMPIYILSANGVRSPVNDHPFCLFDLDEDGSILQQEYAIPHRYLKTIMSPWAVKRLHEFGGDISKFRVVKVYPSILDQIGIAKTEPGDENNQDISALVGKVDIRQLEHFSQDDADAYAYSGALCRANQGMMEFVEMFKAPIKVLHPLLTATQEGNYNGTEGLSALPYTGIILAHSNESEWTTFRNNKNNEAFLDRVYIVKVPYCLRISEEMEIYQKLLFNSELSQSPCAPGTLETLAQFSVLSRIKTPDNSSVYSKMRVYNGESLKDTDPKAKSYQEYRDYAGVDEGMNGLSTRFAFKILSKVFNFDHTEIAANPVHLFYVLEKQIEQEQFPSEVSERYLEFLKGYLIPKYVEFIGKEIQTAYLESYSEYGQNIFDRYVTYADFWIQDQEYRDPETGQQFDRASLNAELEKIEKPAGISNPKDFRNEIVNFVLRARANNEGNNPLWTSYEKLRTVIEKKMFSNTEDLLPVISFNAKTSNDDQRKHDDFVNRMMEKGYTKKQVRLLSEWYLRVRKSS, via the coding sequence ATGGGCATTTTCGAACATTACCAAAAACGTTACGAGAAAAAACTCGATGATGAATATACCTTAGAGCAATTCCTCGATATCTGTAAACAGGATAAAGGTGCCTACGTTTCAGCTGCAGAGCGGTTGTTAATGGCCATTGGTGCACCTGAAGTCATAGACACATCGAAAAACTCTGTCTTAAGTCGTATATTTTCCAATCGTCTAATCTCTCGCTACCCTGCTTTTAAAGATTTTTATGGCATGGAAGAAGCGATTGAACAAATTGTGTCTTACCTTAAGCATTCTGCTCAGGGCTTAGAAGAATCGAAGCAGATTTTATATTTATTAGGCCCTGTAGGTGGTGGTAAATCATCACTGGCAGAAAAGCTTAAATCCCTTATTCAACATATGCCTATCTATATTTTAAGCGCAAATGGCGTTCGTAGCCCAGTTAACGATCATCCATTCTGTTTGTTCGATTTGGATGAGGATGGCAGCATTTTACAACAGGAATATGCAATACCGCATCGCTATCTTAAAACCATCATGTCCCCTTGGGCGGTTAAACGGTTACATGAATTTGGCGGCGATATTAGCAAATTTAGAGTCGTTAAAGTCTACCCATCAATTCTAGATCAAATCGGAATAGCAAAAACCGAACCTGGCGATGAAAACAACCAAGATATTTCGGCACTCGTCGGTAAGGTAGACATTCGCCAATTAGAGCACTTTTCACAGGACGATGCTGATGCTTACGCCTATTCAGGCGCATTATGCCGAGCAAATCAAGGCATGATGGAATTTGTCGAAATGTTCAAAGCGCCGATAAAAGTGTTACACCCATTACTGACCGCCACACAGGAAGGTAACTATAACGGTACGGAAGGATTATCGGCTTTGCCCTACACAGGTATTATTCTGGCACACAGTAATGAATCAGAATGGACAACGTTTAGGAATAATAAAAACAACGAGGCCTTTTTAGACAGGGTTTATATCGTCAAAGTGCCCTACTGTTTACGTATTTCAGAAGAAATGGAAATTTACCAAAAACTGTTGTTCAATTCTGAGCTATCTCAGTCTCCTTGCGCCCCTGGCACACTGGAAACATTGGCCCAATTTAGTGTGTTATCTCGGATTAAAACGCCTGATAACTCCTCTGTTTACTCAAAAATGCGTGTTTATAACGGTGAAAGCTTAAAAGACACAGACCCTAAGGCAAAGTCGTATCAAGAATATCGTGACTATGCAGGTGTAGATGAAGGGATGAACGGTCTATCTACTCGTTTCGCGTTTAAAATTTTGTCTAAAGTGTTTAACTTTGACCATACCGAAATCGCCGCAAATCCGGTGCATTTATTTTATGTGCTTGAGAAGCAAATCGAACAAGAGCAATTCCCCAGTGAGGTAAGTGAACGTTACCTTGAGTTTTTAAAAGGCTATTTAATCCCTAAATACGTTGAGTTTATTGGCAAGGAAATTCAAACCGCTTATCTAGAGTCCTATTCCGAATATGGTCAAAACATATTTGATCGTTATGTAACCTATGCTGACTTTTGGATCCAGGATCAAGAGTATCGAGATCCTGAAACAGGACAACAATTTGACCGAGCATCACTCAATGCTGAGTTGGAAAAAATAGAGAAGCCAGCCGGAATTAGTAACCCTAAAGACTTCAGGAATGAAATTGTTAACTTTGTATTACGCGCCCGCGCTAATAATGAAGGCAATAATCCTTTGTGGACCAGTTACGAAAAACTGCGAACCGTGATTGAAAAGAAAATGTTCTCCAATACCGAAGACTTACTACCAGTGATTTCATTTAATGCCAAGACATCGAACGATGATCAACGCAAACATGATGATTTTGTTAATCGCATGATGGAGAAAGGCTATACCAAGAAACAGGTCAGATTGCTGTCGGAATGGTATTTACGCGTACGTAAATCATCATAA
- a CDS encoding YeaH/YhbH family protein, translating into MANFIDRRLNAKGKSTVNRQRFIERYKTQIKKAVSDAVTRRSVTDIDKGEQISIPTRDISEPSFRQGQGGSRERIHPGNDQFNRGDKIARPQGGQAGGSGDGDASDSGEGQEDFVFQISKDEYLELLFEDLELPNLQKNRLNKLVEYQTYRAGFTNDGVPANINIIRSLRSSLARRIAMSGSKKKRLNLLVQQLAELENTPGAKAELILDLKAQIDILQKQIAKVPFIDTFDLRFNNYAKREKPSSQAVMFCLMDVSGSMDQATKDMAKRFYILLYLFLTRTYKNLEVVYIRHHTQAKEVDEQEFFYSQETGGTIVSSALKLMHEIQQARYPASEWNIYAAQASDGDNWSDDSPVCKNLLSQHILPLVRYFSYIEITHRPHQSLWQEYQQLQQSFDNIAVQNIKQVDDIYPVFRELFKKQAV; encoded by the coding sequence ATGGCTAACTTTATAGATAGACGATTAAATGCTAAAGGAAAAAGCACGGTTAATCGTCAACGATTTATTGAACGATATAAAACCCAAATAAAAAAAGCCGTCAGTGATGCAGTGACTAGACGCAGTGTGACTGATATTGATAAAGGAGAACAGATTAGTATTCCAACTCGGGATATTAGTGAACCATCGTTTAGACAAGGACAAGGTGGTAGCCGTGAAAGAATTCACCCAGGCAACGACCAATTTAATCGCGGCGATAAAATAGCCCGCCCTCAAGGTGGACAAGCAGGCGGCTCTGGTGACGGTGATGCTTCTGATTCTGGTGAAGGTCAGGAAGATTTTGTCTTTCAAATATCAAAAGATGAGTATCTTGAACTGTTATTTGAAGATTTAGAATTACCCAACTTACAGAAAAACCGCTTAAATAAATTGGTTGAGTATCAAACGTATCGTGCAGGATTTACCAATGATGGGGTACCTGCAAATATCAATATTATTCGTTCATTACGCTCATCTTTAGCCAGAAGAATAGCCATGAGCGGCAGTAAGAAAAAGCGACTTAACCTACTTGTGCAACAGCTTGCTGAACTTGAAAACACCCCCGGAGCCAAAGCCGAGCTTATTTTGGACTTAAAAGCTCAAATTGACATATTACAAAAACAAATTGCTAAAGTGCCTTTTATCGACACCTTTGATTTACGCTTCAACAATTACGCAAAGCGAGAAAAACCCTCAAGCCAAGCGGTGATGTTTTGCTTAATGGATGTCTCTGGTTCAATGGATCAGGCAACCAAAGATATGGCCAAGCGTTTTTATATCTTGCTGTATCTTTTTTTAACTCGTACGTATAAAAACCTCGAGGTGGTTTACATACGCCACCATACCCAAGCTAAAGAAGTCGATGAGCAGGAGTTTTTTTACTCCCAGGAAACCGGCGGCACAATAGTGTCGAGTGCTTTAAAATTAATGCATGAAATCCAACAAGCACGTTACCCCGCCAGTGAATGGAATATTTATGCCGCGCAAGCATCTGATGGTGACAATTGGTCAGACGATTCACCCGTGTGTAAAAACTTGCTTAGTCAGCATATTTTACCTTTAGTGAGGTACTTTAGTTACATTGAAATAACCCATAGACCTCACCAGAGTTTATGGCAGGAATATCAACAATTGCAACAAAGCTTCGATAATATAGCGGTACAAAATATTAAGCAAGTTGATGATATTTACCCGGTATTTAGAGAACTCTTTAAAAAACAAGCTGTATAG
- a CDS encoding SpoVR family protein has translation MDTSSRSPLSDGPEWTFDLLQAYLHEIEVAAKFFKIDAYPNQIEIITAEQMMDAYAGIGMPIGYTHWSFGKRFIETEQGYRRGQMGLAYEIVINSDPCIAYLMEENTITMQALVMAHANFGHNSFFKNNYLFKTWTDASSIIDYLVFAKNYIHQCELKHGVEQVELTIDSCHALMNYGVDRYKRPSEISFSEEQARQEEREAYLQSQVNDLWRTVPTSNQEQTTKKSKQFPSEPQENLLYFIEKNAPLLEPWQREIVRIVRKMAQYFYPQKQTQVMNEGWATFWHYTILNRLYDTGKVTDRFMLEFLRSHTAVVAQPAYNSPYYNGINPYALGFSMFVDIRRICENPTDEDKLWFPDIAGSDWLTTLHFAMKNFKDESFISQYLSPKVIRDFKLFGILDDEKRTELNVSAIHNEQGYQEIRQMLSQQYNLANIEPNIQVQHVDINGDRSLTLRYTPHNDIPLANNHAEVLKHLHRLWKFKVSIEQVDHANKVSVLSSCPDSKTDTGDQKSTIFSQ, from the coding sequence ATGGATACATCTTCCCGTTCGCCTTTAAGCGATGGTCCAGAGTGGACTTTTGACTTGTTACAGGCATACCTTCATGAAATTGAAGTGGCGGCTAAATTTTTTAAAATTGATGCTTACCCCAATCAAATTGAAATTATTACCGCAGAACAAATGATGGACGCCTATGCAGGAATTGGAATGCCTATCGGATATACCCATTGGTCATTTGGAAAACGTTTTATTGAAACAGAACAGGGTTACCGCCGCGGACAGATGGGACTGGCCTATGAAATAGTAATTAATTCTGATCCGTGTATCGCTTATTTAATGGAAGAAAATACCATTACTATGCAAGCGTTAGTGATGGCTCACGCCAATTTTGGGCACAATAGCTTTTTTAAAAATAACTATTTATTTAAAACCTGGACAGACGCGAGTTCAATTATTGATTATTTGGTTTTTGCTAAAAACTATATTCATCAATGCGAGCTAAAGCATGGCGTTGAGCAAGTAGAACTAACCATTGATTCATGCCACGCCTTAATGAATTACGGTGTAGATCGTTACAAACGTCCTTCTGAAATATCTTTTAGTGAGGAACAGGCTAGACAGGAAGAACGTGAGGCTTATTTACAAAGTCAAGTCAACGACCTGTGGCGCACAGTGCCCACCAGCAACCAAGAGCAAACCACTAAAAAAAGTAAACAATTTCCGTCAGAACCTCAAGAGAACCTTTTGTATTTTATTGAGAAAAATGCACCACTTCTAGAACCCTGGCAACGTGAGATAGTGCGCATTGTGAGAAAAATGGCACAATATTTTTATCCGCAAAAACAAACCCAGGTAATGAATGAAGGTTGGGCTACTTTTTGGCACTACACTATTTTAAATCGCTTATATGATACAGGAAAAGTCACCGACAGATTTATGCTGGAGTTTTTGCGCAGCCACACAGCAGTAGTAGCTCAACCTGCCTACAACAGCCCTTACTACAACGGCATAAACCCCTATGCTTTAGGTTTTAGTATGTTTGTTGATATTAGGCGTATTTGTGAAAACCCTACCGATGAGGATAAACTCTGGTTTCCAGATATTGCTGGCAGCGATTGGTTAACTACCCTGCACTTTGCAATGAAAAACTTTAAAGATGAAAGTTTTATCAGCCAGTATTTGTCGCCTAAAGTTATCCGCGATTTTAAATTGTTTGGCATATTAGATGATGAAAAACGTACAGAGTTAAATGTGTCAGCAATACATAATGAACAGGGTTATCAAGAAATTCGTCAAATGCTGTCGCAACAATATAACTTAGCGAATATTGAGCCTAACATTCAAGTACAACATGTCGACATTAATGGTGACCGTTCTCTAACTTTACGTTACACACCGCACAATGACATACCTTTAGCCAATAACCATGCCGAAGTATTGAAGCATTTACACCGATTATGGAAGTTTAAAGTCAGTATTGAACAAGTCGATCATGCTAATAAAGTGTCGGTTTTATCAAGCTGTCCGGATTCTAAAACTGATACTGGAGATCAAAAGAGCACTATATTCTCCCAATAG